In one Drosophila pseudoobscura strain MV-25-SWS-2005 chromosome X, UCI_Dpse_MV25, whole genome shotgun sequence genomic region, the following are encoded:
- the Grip128 gene encoding uncharacterized protein Grip128 isoform X1 has protein sequence MSDKATAHMSTDARNALITDHLQKLIKSVAGPNHLFRGQITPKQQRHLEQIARKHIRHPNFLSTKSHEVTQTLNALVDRFQQENMAPFGQAIKELSTKLVEDPAWQDHDQTDVQWSLLDFLLSMTNAPIQNVRRNRQQMDQCRLSALAAVEASTSQAVVPNIVEADTDWVSLLSEDFLEGPTPGDSSDTQEEQSEESDAHEISGSVCPEDLKTTLKPKDMANVYKNAMNNVNPCVEKTYVPELARSGKSGKSFQINAPINLALVSPIEIRSRNFVPLPPLQPPQLFTQHTQSVRDENVLPQLIHSHWWRHDIQIHTKPPDSDPLSNFAISYPQFLNKYSLGLVHYPLPNTTTERCLIREILFMFVSPVSCCFFVVDEERRIHVRQNVSICSVTAEGLKGTLEAELVPALEDMMQLRQTVDKLTLRQNGENIIGTLECFANGVRDLVRPIKKALLAYEERMLSEEPVSLIHFIRHMNKHFRMLQLLRFVSSKAVLPSGPPHLMCAYLLSQLYQQTQLHVPHQKLAIALLLVSLNTYCNIFDGLWRRAKLEDRQAQFIVERWVPEGEDATGEWEARVHIRQRRLEEEESEENHQLFKKLHSCPFYRLLLEHSLTSIETQDLLASVNLLGDMLATTNENNSRSLYEELHAQLFVQLRVYGRPTQQSDGDTQMENSHTGKEQSEQKAFEQKVLNSVGTIRNPDLLALLTQPITKKQQERDKPQDQQRRQPPVQAVQVLEGLESATRLQVKDVMSEALREILLRRQSLANMFAIKAMTVDLQLGESARFLRHVLLLEADHLLRPYYTRLFRDIEAGLSWAQVSVLNMELYELLMPQYAQMAGRASVRIVSQVRSTSTKVYEAVEAIELVFDFFEHVQRIVTPSNLQTYNAVWRLMLKVKWAAWKLENMVFIRRSHRDMYTPLDMLGLTVRRLEILRFWLMYLINSLHTHIMQVVSHQFEPQIAKCHNIRELSSLHEQYMLLLSSHCLLTEETAAFRIALEQLFHVVFVLDLEWTSCSSYLVDSHPLALDVSSDDDEDNPKCLQYLALNQVVEIEMTYIRCHQTLAEILNNLVYKHDHHFLTALESAINTSVPY, from the exons ATGAGCGACAAGGCCACTGCACATATGTCGACAGATGCGCGTAATGCACTCATTACCGATCATCTGCAGAAACTAATCAAGAGTGTGGCAGGCCCCAAT CATCTTTTCCGTGGTCAGATCACtccaaagcagcagcggcatctgGAGCAGATTGCCAGGAAACATATACGCCACCCTAACTTCTTAAGCACGAAAAGTCATGAAGTAACGCAGACGCTCAACGCGTTGGTGGACCGTTTCCAGCAGGAAAACATGGCCCCCTTTGGGCAGGCTATAAAGGAGCTGAGCACAAAACTAGTCGAGGATCCCGCCTGGCAGGATCACGACCAGACGGACGTGCAGTGGTCTTTGCTTGACTTTCTGCTCAGCATGACCAACGCGCCCATACAAAATGTGCGAAGGAACCGCCAACAGATGGACCAGTGCCGCCTCTCGGCACTTGCCGCCGTTGAGGCCTCAACCTCCCAGGCCGTCGTGCCCAACATAGTCGAGGCGGACACCGATTGGGTGAGCCTGCTCAGCGAGGATTTCCTGGAGGGGCCAACGCCTGGGGATAGCTCGGACACTCAGGAG GAACAGTCCGAGGAAAGCGATGCGCATGAGATTAGTGGCTCCGTTTGCCCAGAGGATTTGAAGACCACGCTGAAGCCAAAGGACATGGCCAATGTCTATAAGAATGCCATGAATAATGTCAATCCCTGTGTTGAAAAAACATACGTGCCAGAACTGGCGAGATCCGGCAAATCCGGCAAATCCTTCCAAATAAACGCACCCATCAATCTCGCTCTGGTATCCCCAATTGAGATCAGGAGCAGAAACTTTGTcccgctgccgccacttcaGCCGCCCCAGCTTTTCACACAGCACACCCAGAGCGTGCGCGACGAGAACGTGCTTCCGCAGCTGATCCACTCTCATTGGTGGCGCCACGACATCCAGATCCATACCAAGCCCCCTGACAGCGATCCTCTGTCCAACTTTGCCATCAGCTACCCGCAGTTCCTCAACAAGTACTCCTTGGGTCTCGTCCACTATCCGCTGCCCAACACCACCACGGAGCGCTGTCTGATCCGCGAGATCCTGTTCATGTTTGTTAGTCCCGTCAGCTGTTGCTTCTTTGTGGTGGATGAGGAGCGACGCATCCATGTGCGCCAGAATGTGAGCATCTGCAGTGTAACAGCG GAGGGCCTGAAAGGTACGTTGGAAGCGGAGTTGGTCCCTGCCCTGGAGGACATGATGCAGCTGCGTCAGACAGTAGACAAGCTGACGCTGCGCCAGAACGGGGAGAACATTATCGGTACTCTAGAGTGCTTTGCCAATGGCGTGCGCGATCTGGTGCGCCCAATCAAGAAGGCGCTGCTTGCCTACGAGGAACGCATGCTCAGCGAGGAGCCCGTCTCGCTCATCCACTTCATCCGACACATGAACAAGCACTTTCGTATGCTCCAGCTGCTCCGTTTCGTGTCCAGCAAAGCCGTCCTGCCGTCGGGGCCTCCGCATCTGATGTGCGCCTATCTCCTGTCGCAGCTGTACCAGCAAACGCAGCTGCATGTGCCGCACCAGAAGCTGGCCATCGCCCTGCTGCTGGTCTCGCTAAATACATACTGCAACATTTTCGATGGCTTGTGGCGTCGGGCCAAACTGGAGGACCGGCAGGCTCAATTCATTGTGGAGCGATG GGTACCTGAAGGTGAGGATGCGACCGGTGAGTGGGAAGCGAGAGTCCACATCCGCCAGCGCCGGTTAGAGGAAGAAGAGAGCGAAGAGAACCACCAATTGTTCAAGAAACTGCATAGCTGTCCCTTCTATAGGCTGCTCCTCGAGCATTCTCTCACGTCCATTGAGACCCAAGACCTGCTGGCAAGCGTAAATCTCCTTGGCGACATGCTGGCCACCACCAACGAGAACAATTCCCGCTCCCTCTACGAAGAGCTGCATGCCCAACTCTTCGTCCAGCTGCGCGTCTACGGACGTCCAACGCAGCAGTCGGATGGAGACACACAGATGGAGAATAGTCACACAGGGAAAGAGCAGTCAGAGCAGAAAGCCTTTGAACAAAAGGTTCTGAACAGCGTTGGGACGATAAGGAACCCGGACCTGCTAGCACTGCTCACCCAGCCGATCAcgaagaagcagcaggaacGAGATAAGCCGCAGGATCAGCAGCGACGGCAGCCGCCGGTTCAGGCAGTGCAAGTGCTGGAAGGACTGGAGAGCGCCACGCGACTGCAGGTGAAGGACGTGATGTCAGAGGCCCTCAGGGAGATACTGCTGCGCCGCCAGTCGCTGGCCAATATGTTTGCGATCAAGGCCATGACCGTTGACCTGCAGCTTGGCGAGAGCGCGCGCTTCCTGCGTCACGTTTTGCTGCTGGAGGCCGACCATCTGCTGCGTCCATACTACACGAGGCTCTTTCGCGATATCGAGGCGGGTCTGAGCTGGGCTCAGGTGTCGGTGCTGAACATGGAGCTGTACGAGCTTCTAATGCCCCAATATGCGCAAATGGCTGGACGCGCTTCGGTCAGGATCGTCTCCCAGGTgcgctccacctccaccaaGGTGTACGAGGCTGTGGAGGCCATCGAGCTGGTGTTCGATTTTTTTGAGCACGTGCAGAGGATCGTGACGCCGTCGAACTTGCAGACGTACAATGCGGTCTGGCGCCTGATGCTCAAAGTCAAGTGGGCCGCCTGGAAGCTGGAGAATATGGTCTTCATTAGGCGTTCGCACAGGGACATGTATACGCCGCTGGACATGCTAGGCCTCACCGTTCGCCGACTGGAGATCCTGCGGTTCTGGCTCATGTATCTGATCAACAGTCTGCACACCCACATTATGCAGGTCGTGAGCCACCAGTTCGAGCCACAGATTGCCAAGTGCCACAACATCCGGGAGCTGAGCTCTCTGCACGAGCAGtatatgctgctgctgtccagtCACTGCCTGCTCACCGAGGAAACGGCTGCCTTTCGCATTGCCCTCGAGCAGCTCTTCCATGTGGTGTTTGTTCTGGACTTGGAATGGACC
- the Grip128 gene encoding uncharacterized protein Grip128 isoform X2, which yields MSDKATAHMSTDARNALITDHLQKLIKSVAGPNITPKQQRHLEQIARKHIRHPNFLSTKSHEVTQTLNALVDRFQQENMAPFGQAIKELSTKLVEDPAWQDHDQTDVQWSLLDFLLSMTNAPIQNVRRNRQQMDQCRLSALAAVEASTSQAVVPNIVEADTDWVSLLSEDFLEGPTPGDSSDTQEEQSEESDAHEISGSVCPEDLKTTLKPKDMANVYKNAMNNVNPCVEKTYVPELARSGKSGKSFQINAPINLALVSPIEIRSRNFVPLPPLQPPQLFTQHTQSVRDENVLPQLIHSHWWRHDIQIHTKPPDSDPLSNFAISYPQFLNKYSLGLVHYPLPNTTTERCLIREILFMFVSPVSCCFFVVDEERRIHVRQNVSICSVTAEGLKGTLEAELVPALEDMMQLRQTVDKLTLRQNGENIIGTLECFANGVRDLVRPIKKALLAYEERMLSEEPVSLIHFIRHMNKHFRMLQLLRFVSSKAVLPSGPPHLMCAYLLSQLYQQTQLHVPHQKLAIALLLVSLNTYCNIFDGLWRRAKLEDRQAQFIVERWVPEGEDATGEWEARVHIRQRRLEEEESEENHQLFKKLHSCPFYRLLLEHSLTSIETQDLLASVNLLGDMLATTNENNSRSLYEELHAQLFVQLRVYGRPTQQSDGDTQMENSHTGKEQSEQKAFEQKVLNSVGTIRNPDLLALLTQPITKKQQERDKPQDQQRRQPPVQAVQVLEGLESATRLQVKDVMSEALREILLRRQSLANMFAIKAMTVDLQLGESARFLRHVLLLEADHLLRPYYTRLFRDIEAGLSWAQVSVLNMELYELLMPQYAQMAGRASVRIVSQVRSTSTKVYEAVEAIELVFDFFEHVQRIVTPSNLQTYNAVWRLMLKVKWAAWKLENMVFIRRSHRDMYTPLDMLGLTVRRLEILRFWLMYLINSLHTHIMQVVSHQFEPQIAKCHNIRELSSLHEQYMLLLSSHCLLTEETAAFRIALEQLFHVVFVLDLEWTSCSSYLVDSHPLALDVSSDDDEDNPKCLQYLALNQVVEIEMTYIRCHQTLAEILNNLVYKHDHHFLTALESAINTSVPY from the exons ATGAGCGACAAGGCCACTGCACATATGTCGACAGATGCGCGTAATGCACTCATTACCGATCATCTGCAGAAACTAATCAAGAGTGTGGCAGGCCCCAAT ATCACtccaaagcagcagcggcatctgGAGCAGATTGCCAGGAAACATATACGCCACCCTAACTTCTTAAGCACGAAAAGTCATGAAGTAACGCAGACGCTCAACGCGTTGGTGGACCGTTTCCAGCAGGAAAACATGGCCCCCTTTGGGCAGGCTATAAAGGAGCTGAGCACAAAACTAGTCGAGGATCCCGCCTGGCAGGATCACGACCAGACGGACGTGCAGTGGTCTTTGCTTGACTTTCTGCTCAGCATGACCAACGCGCCCATACAAAATGTGCGAAGGAACCGCCAACAGATGGACCAGTGCCGCCTCTCGGCACTTGCCGCCGTTGAGGCCTCAACCTCCCAGGCCGTCGTGCCCAACATAGTCGAGGCGGACACCGATTGGGTGAGCCTGCTCAGCGAGGATTTCCTGGAGGGGCCAACGCCTGGGGATAGCTCGGACACTCAGGAG GAACAGTCCGAGGAAAGCGATGCGCATGAGATTAGTGGCTCCGTTTGCCCAGAGGATTTGAAGACCACGCTGAAGCCAAAGGACATGGCCAATGTCTATAAGAATGCCATGAATAATGTCAATCCCTGTGTTGAAAAAACATACGTGCCAGAACTGGCGAGATCCGGCAAATCCGGCAAATCCTTCCAAATAAACGCACCCATCAATCTCGCTCTGGTATCCCCAATTGAGATCAGGAGCAGAAACTTTGTcccgctgccgccacttcaGCCGCCCCAGCTTTTCACACAGCACACCCAGAGCGTGCGCGACGAGAACGTGCTTCCGCAGCTGATCCACTCTCATTGGTGGCGCCACGACATCCAGATCCATACCAAGCCCCCTGACAGCGATCCTCTGTCCAACTTTGCCATCAGCTACCCGCAGTTCCTCAACAAGTACTCCTTGGGTCTCGTCCACTATCCGCTGCCCAACACCACCACGGAGCGCTGTCTGATCCGCGAGATCCTGTTCATGTTTGTTAGTCCCGTCAGCTGTTGCTTCTTTGTGGTGGATGAGGAGCGACGCATCCATGTGCGCCAGAATGTGAGCATCTGCAGTGTAACAGCG GAGGGCCTGAAAGGTACGTTGGAAGCGGAGTTGGTCCCTGCCCTGGAGGACATGATGCAGCTGCGTCAGACAGTAGACAAGCTGACGCTGCGCCAGAACGGGGAGAACATTATCGGTACTCTAGAGTGCTTTGCCAATGGCGTGCGCGATCTGGTGCGCCCAATCAAGAAGGCGCTGCTTGCCTACGAGGAACGCATGCTCAGCGAGGAGCCCGTCTCGCTCATCCACTTCATCCGACACATGAACAAGCACTTTCGTATGCTCCAGCTGCTCCGTTTCGTGTCCAGCAAAGCCGTCCTGCCGTCGGGGCCTCCGCATCTGATGTGCGCCTATCTCCTGTCGCAGCTGTACCAGCAAACGCAGCTGCATGTGCCGCACCAGAAGCTGGCCATCGCCCTGCTGCTGGTCTCGCTAAATACATACTGCAACATTTTCGATGGCTTGTGGCGTCGGGCCAAACTGGAGGACCGGCAGGCTCAATTCATTGTGGAGCGATG GGTACCTGAAGGTGAGGATGCGACCGGTGAGTGGGAAGCGAGAGTCCACATCCGCCAGCGCCGGTTAGAGGAAGAAGAGAGCGAAGAGAACCACCAATTGTTCAAGAAACTGCATAGCTGTCCCTTCTATAGGCTGCTCCTCGAGCATTCTCTCACGTCCATTGAGACCCAAGACCTGCTGGCAAGCGTAAATCTCCTTGGCGACATGCTGGCCACCACCAACGAGAACAATTCCCGCTCCCTCTACGAAGAGCTGCATGCCCAACTCTTCGTCCAGCTGCGCGTCTACGGACGTCCAACGCAGCAGTCGGATGGAGACACACAGATGGAGAATAGTCACACAGGGAAAGAGCAGTCAGAGCAGAAAGCCTTTGAACAAAAGGTTCTGAACAGCGTTGGGACGATAAGGAACCCGGACCTGCTAGCACTGCTCACCCAGCCGATCAcgaagaagcagcaggaacGAGATAAGCCGCAGGATCAGCAGCGACGGCAGCCGCCGGTTCAGGCAGTGCAAGTGCTGGAAGGACTGGAGAGCGCCACGCGACTGCAGGTGAAGGACGTGATGTCAGAGGCCCTCAGGGAGATACTGCTGCGCCGCCAGTCGCTGGCCAATATGTTTGCGATCAAGGCCATGACCGTTGACCTGCAGCTTGGCGAGAGCGCGCGCTTCCTGCGTCACGTTTTGCTGCTGGAGGCCGACCATCTGCTGCGTCCATACTACACGAGGCTCTTTCGCGATATCGAGGCGGGTCTGAGCTGGGCTCAGGTGTCGGTGCTGAACATGGAGCTGTACGAGCTTCTAATGCCCCAATATGCGCAAATGGCTGGACGCGCTTCGGTCAGGATCGTCTCCCAGGTgcgctccacctccaccaaGGTGTACGAGGCTGTGGAGGCCATCGAGCTGGTGTTCGATTTTTTTGAGCACGTGCAGAGGATCGTGACGCCGTCGAACTTGCAGACGTACAATGCGGTCTGGCGCCTGATGCTCAAAGTCAAGTGGGCCGCCTGGAAGCTGGAGAATATGGTCTTCATTAGGCGTTCGCACAGGGACATGTATACGCCGCTGGACATGCTAGGCCTCACCGTTCGCCGACTGGAGATCCTGCGGTTCTGGCTCATGTATCTGATCAACAGTCTGCACACCCACATTATGCAGGTCGTGAGCCACCAGTTCGAGCCACAGATTGCCAAGTGCCACAACATCCGGGAGCTGAGCTCTCTGCACGAGCAGtatatgctgctgctgtccagtCACTGCCTGCTCACCGAGGAAACGGCTGCCTTTCGCATTGCCCTCGAGCAGCTCTTCCATGTGGTGTTTGTTCTGGACTTGGAATGGACC